Below is a genomic region from Paenibacillus rhizovicinus.
AATGGAAGCACTTCGTTCAAATCGCTGACCAAGTTGATGCCGGGCAGCGGAATACGGTCGATGCCATAATAATCGGGTCTTTTATGCAAACCGCAGCCGATATCCAATTTCATCGTGCAGGCCTCCTTGGAGCAATTCGTTCGCTTGCCATTAGTGTATGGGATGCGCTGCGGTCGGGCTTATACGCTTGCCCATCCATGCAAAAAACGCGCAGAAGCATGGAGCTTCTGCGCGCGATACAAGCGATAGCGATTACAGCACGCGGCGGGCCGTTACGAATTTGCGGTCCCAAGCGCTGCCTTTAAAGGTAGAGATCGTCACGCCGATGCCCACGCGGTACGTATGCAGCAGCTTGCCGTTGCCGATATACAAGCTGACGTGGTTAATCACGCCGTCGCTGTTCGTATCCGAGAAGACCAGATCGCCGGCCTTCAGATTGCTCTTGGACACTTTTACGCCGACCTTCGATTGCTGCTTCGACGATCGCGGGAGGCTGATGCCGTTCTTCTTGAAAATGTA
It encodes:
- a CDS encoding C40 family peptidase, coding for MKTNTVTTAAPRKGLTKKLLSLTLGLTIACTGGAMTLAPHTTHAATSSTSLANKITATGEKYIGVRYKFGAKAGITSAFDCSSFIQYIFKKNGISLPRSSKQQSKVGVKVSKSNLKAGDLVFSDTNSDGVINHVSLYIGNGKLLHTYRVGIGVTISTFKGSAWDRKFVTARRVL